Within the Amycolatopsis sp. 195334CR genome, the region TCCTCACCGCGGCTGTGCCCGCGCACCAGCTCGGCCAGTTCGGCGGGCACTCCCCCGTCGGAATCCCCCAGCGGCGCGGTGATCTCCTCGCGCGAGTCCGGGCCGACCGGCAGCTTCAGGTGCCAGCCGTCGTCCCCGCCGCCGGTGCGCCGCCGCAGCGTCACCCCGGCGCGGGCCAGGTCGTAGCGGACGGTGTCGTAGTAGGTCGCGTCGAGTCTTTCCTCGGCCGGTTCGGACTGCCCTGCCACCGGGCCGCGCGCGGAGATCCGGGATGGCCAGATCCAGCGGGAAATCGAACTTCCGCTCGCGCTCCAGCGCGGTGCTCGTGCTCATCGGCGTCCTCCGTGTCGTTCAGCGTCGAACCGGTGTCGAACTGGCTCAGCGGCTCAGCCAGGCAGGGCACCCGTGGTGGCGAAATCGGTCCGGCGGGCCACCGAGACCGCCTGGTCGGCGAACCGGCCGTAGAACCGGGCGAGCAGGGCCACGTTCACCGCCGCGGGCACCCCGTGGCGCCAGCCGTCACCGGTCACCTCGGCGAGCACGTGCTGTTGCAGCGCCTCGGCCTCGGCGCACGCCGCGCTCAGCTGCTCGAAGGCGGCGCACCCGGTTTCGCTGAGGAACACGCACAGGTCGTCGGCCATGCCCTCGGTGCACGCGGCGAGTTGTTCGAAGGCGGGCAGGAGGTCCTCGGGCACGGCGGGCTCGGGATGCGACCGCGCCGCTGTTTCGGCGATGTGCCTGGCGAGATCGCCCATCCGCTCCAGCCGGTCGGCGCAGTACACCGCGACCAGCACCATCCGCAGGTCCCCGGCCACCGGCGCCTGGAGCGCCAGCAACCGGTGCGCGGTGTGTTCGCACTCGGTGCGCGCGGAGTCGAGCAGCCGGTCGGTGCGGATCGCTTCGGCGGCCACCGCGGGTTCGCGCTCGAACAACGCGCGGTTCGCCAGGCGCAGTTCGGCCGCGGCCGTGGCGGACAACCGGATCAGCTGGACACCCAGGTCCTCGAGCTGCCCGTGAAAACGCTCCCGCACCCGCCTCACCTCGCCGCCGTGGGTTACCCGATCGGGGCACCGGTCAAACCGCGCGGGGTTTCGGCGGGCCCCGCGCGGGTTATCCCTGCCCTCGTGCACACCCTGGACCACGACGGGCGGCAACCGCTACCGGTGTTCCTCCCGCCGATGCAGCCGAAACCCGGCACGCTGCCCCCGGTCGCCGAGGACGAGGAATGGGCCTACGAACCCGATTGGGGCGGTCCGCGCACCCTGGTCCGGGTGCAGGACGGCCGGACCACCGTGCGGGAGCGCTCGGGCCGGGTGATCACCGACGAGTTCCCGGAACTGCGCGATCTCGGCGCCCTGCTCGGGAACACCGAGGTCCTGCTGGACGGCCAGCTGATGACCTTCGAAGCCGGCCTGCCGAACCCGGCCGCGCTGCGGCGGCGCGGCAAGCGCCGCACCCCGGTCTGGTACCTGATCTCGGACGTGCTGCACCTGGACGGCACGCCGTGCCTCGGCCTGCCGTACCTGCAACGCCGCGACCTGCTCGCCGACCTCGCCCTGCACGGGCCCGCCTGGCAGACCCCGGACCACCAGCTCGGCGGCGGGGGCGCGGCCCTGCGCTCGGCGATCGGCCGCGGCCTGCCCGGTGTGCTCGCGAAACGGCTGAAAAGCCCGTACCAGCCCGGAAAACGCAGTCCGCACTGGCTCGCGGTGACCGGGACCGGGGTGCAGGAGGTGGTGATCGGCGGCTGGCGCGCCGGCGGGGGTTCACGCGGCGGCACCTTCGGCTCGCTGCTGCTCGGCATCCCGCACGGCAGCCGGTTGCGCTACGTGGGCAACGTCGGCACCGGCTTCACCCACCGCGCGCTGGAAGTGCTGGCCGGGCGGCTGAACCGGCTCGAACGCAAGACCTCGCCGTTCCACTCGGTGCCCGAGCCGCAGGGCCGGGGTGCGCACTGGGTGCGCCCGTGCCTGGTCGGCGAGGTGGTCTTCCGCGGCTGGACGGACGCGGCCTGCCTGCGCACCCCGCGCTGGCGCGGGCTGCTGCCCGGCCGGGACCCGGGCGGTGTCGTCATCGGCGAGTGAGCCCGGCGCGGGCATGGAACCGGGCCGCACTGGGTACTACGACCGGGTGAGCAGTCAGCCGGTCGCCGAGTCGCGTGACGAACAACTGGCGCGCAACGTCAGTGAACTGCTCGGCGAACTGCGGGTGGCGCAGGCCGCCGTGCAGTTCCTCTTCGGCTTCCTGCTCTCGGTCGCCTTCACCGATCTCTTCCGCGCCGCCAACGGGTTCGAGAAGGGCCTGCACCTGGCCGCGGTCCTGCTGGCCGCCACCTCCACCGCGTTGCTGGCCGCGCCCCCGGTCTGGCACCGGATGCTGTTCCGCGAGGGCAGGCGCGAGGAAATCCTGGCCATCGGCAACAAGTCGGTGCTGGGCGGGCTGATCTGCCTCGCCGCCGCGGTCACCGCGACGGTGTCGCTGATCGCCAAGGTCATCTTCGGCTCGGTCACCATGGCGGTGATCGGCCCGGCGGTGGGCCTGCTCTTCGGCGTGCTGTGGTTCGTGGTGCCCCACCACATCCGCCGCCGGCCCGGTGCGGAACCGGCGCCGACGGCGGACGGGGAGTGAAGCGCTACTCGTCGCCGGGCCAGTCGCCGGTCGCCTTGCGGTAGCCCTCGGCCCCGGCCCGGTCGACCGCGGCCTTGACCGCGCCGAAGATGGCGCCCTGCACCGCGGCGGCGACCACCACCTCGGCCCAGCCGTACTTGGCGTCGGTGGCGTCCGGGGCGTCGTCCTCCCCGGAGACCCGGCGCCAGATCTGCTTGAACAGCATGCTGGCGGCGATCCCGCCGAGGGAACTGACCACCAGGCCGAGCGGTTTGTACAACATCTTGTTCATTTCCGGCTCCTGCGCACGATCAGCAGCACGATCAGGGCGAGCACCGCGGCGCCGCCACCGGCGACCGGCCACGGGTTGCGGCGCACCGACACCGCCGCCTGCTGAGCCTGTTCCTTGGCCCGCGCGGGCACGTTCACCTTGTGCGCCAAGGCTTCCACGGTTTCCCCGAGTTCCTGCCTGGTCAGTTCGATGTCCACCCGCGCCTGTTCGGCGTCGTGCGGGAACCCGGCTTTCTCGGCACTGCTCTTGCCGCCGCTCATGAGTGCACACTCTCCTTCAGCACCTTGACGTCGGTCCGCACGCTGGACATGGCTTCCTCCGGCACCGGCGGGGTGGCGCGCTTGAGCTGCGCGCGCCCGGCCAGCGCGGCGATCCCGGCCACCAGCAGCAGCGCCCCGGCCACGATCAGCGCGGCGGCCCAGCCCGGCAGCACCACCGCCAGGCCGAGCACCGCGGCGGCGACCAGGGTCACCACGGCGAGCACCGCGACGAACCCGGCCGCACCGGCCAGGCCGGCGCCCGCGCCCATCCTCTTGCCCTTGCGCTGGAGTTCCGCGGTGGCCAGGCGCATTTCGTCGCGGACCAGCCTGCTCAGTTGCTCGGACGCGTCCCCCACCAGCTGGGAGACCGAACGGTCGTCCTGGGTCTGGGTCATCGTTACTACCTCCCGTGACTTCCTGACCACCGGCTACCCCGGTCACCGGCCCCCCAATCAGGCTGTTTGCCCGCTCCGGTGCCGGGTACCCGGACAACCGCAGGAAACCCGACAGGGAGGCGGAGAAATGCCACAGCAAGCCTGGAGCGACAAACGAGAACGCCAGTACAAGCACATCAAATCGAGCCAGAAACAACGGGGCGCCAGCGAGGACCGCGCCGAGGAGATCGCCGCGCGCACGGTGAACAAGAACCGCGCGCAGTCGGGCGAATCCCAGCAGGCCAGCAAATCCTCCACCCGGGACGTCTCACCGCAGCACCGCGGTGGCAAGCGCTCGGGCAACCGCCAGGGCCCCGGCGGCCCGACCAAGGAACAGCTCTACAACGACGCGAAGAAGCGCAACATCAAAGGCCGGTCCACGATGACCAAAAAGGAGCTGCAGCGCGCACTCGGCCGCTAGGTCGTGAAACGCGCACTGGCGCCGCGAAAAACGAAGGTGGCTTCCGAGGGTTCCCCGGAAGCCACCTTCGTGTCCACTTGGGTCAGTTGCCGGGACGCGGCACGTCCCCGCGCCAGCCGCCGGTTTCGCGGCCCTGGTTCTCGATGAAGTCCTCGAACCGCTTCATGTCGCCCTTGATCCGGCGGTCGAGCACGCCCAGCTTGTCGCCGACGTTCTCCACGAAGCCCTCGGGATCGATGTCCAGCTGCGCGGTCACCCGCGTCCGGTTGTCGTCGATGCGGTGGAAGGTGATGACGCCCGCGTGCCGCGGCCCGTCGTCGGACCGCCACGCGACCCGCTCGTCGGGGTGCTGTTCGGTGATCGTGGCGTCGAACTCCCGTTCCGCGCCACCGATCTTCACCCGCCAGTGGGTGTGCGTGTCGTCGAGCTGCCGGACCTCCTCGACGCCTTCCATGAACTGCGGGAAGGACTCGAACTGGGTCCACTGGTTGTACGCGGTGGAAACCGGTACGCCGACTTCCACGGTCTCGGTGATCGTGCCCACCCTGTACTCCTCGATCGCGGTTGCGGTTGCTTACGCGATCCGGGTACCCGGCCTCCGGCCCGTCACACAACTGGCTTGGATGTAGTCCAGCGCGTCCTGCCGCGGGGACTCCTCCAGCACCGTGGCCCACCCCTCGGGTACCTCGACGAACGAGGGCCACAGCGAGTAGTGGCCGTTCTCGTTCAGCAGCACCACGAACCGGCCCCGGGGATCCGCGAACGGATTGCTCATCAGCGCCGACCTTCCCTGCACTCGGCTCCAGGCACCGGCCCGCCCCGACCGGCCCTGCCACCCAAGGTAGGCAGCCGGGGACGCGGGGGCAAAGGCCAACCGGGGGTTCGCTGTCCACCCGCCGGCCACCCGCCAGTAACTCGGCGTTGTCGCCGCAGGTCAGACCGCCGCCGCCGGCTCGTCGGCGAACAGCCGGTCGGTCCGCTTCGCGGTGATGAACGCGATCGCCTCGGGCCGCCAGGTGGCGGGCAGGGCCACCCGCCACCCGCGGGGCACGTCCACGAACGACGGCCACAGCGAGTGCTCCCCGCTCGCGCTCTCCAGCACCAGGTACCGCGCGTCGGGATCGTCCAGGAAGGGGTCCACACCTGCCTCCTCGGCGCACTCGGTCAGCACGCGCAACCGGTCAGGACGCGCACTTCTCCTCGGCCAGCGCCGAATCCCAGCCCACCGCGCCCCATTCCCGTGCCCGGCGCTGCTTGTCCGCGCGTTCGGACCGCGGCAACTGCGCGTAGGCCACGTCCCGGACCAGTGAGTGGCCGAAGGTGTAGGCCGCCTCGCCCGAGGCACCGGCCGGGCGCGCCCGGCGCAGGAACTCCAGTCTTTCCAGATTGCCCAGCGAGCGCGCGACCTCGGCCTGGTCGCGTTCGCCGACCGCGGCCACCACCGCCGGGGTCACCGGCTCGCCGACCACCGACGCGTCCAGCAGCACCGCCTTGTCCGCCTCGGGCAGGGTGTCCAGCCGGGCGGCGATCACGCTGTGCACCGCCTGCGGCAACGGGAGCTGGTCGCGTCCGGCGTCGGGCCAGTCGCCGCTGCGCAACCGGTCGGCCAGCACGCGGGCGTACTCCACGGCGAACAGCGGGTTGCCGCCCACCCGCGCGGCCAGCACCCGGCAGAACTCGGTCAGCGAGTCGGCGACGATCGGGTCGGTGTCCTCGGCGTCCTCGGTGCCGCCCGCCACCAGGTGCCGCAGGATGCCGGTGATCGCGTTGTCCGACAAGGGATCCATCGTCGTGGTGGTGGCGTGCCGCCGTCCCCCGCCCCAGCCGGGACGCCGCTGCAGCAGTTCCGGGCGCGCGGTGGCCACCACGAACAACGGCACCGGCGCGGCGTGGTCGGACAGCTCGTCGACGAAGTCCAGCAGTTCGTCGGTGGCCCAGTGCAGGTCCTCCAGCACCACCACGACCGGACCGGCGACCGCGATGGCTTCGACGAACCGGCACCACGCGGCCAGCAGCTGACCCGGATCGGCGGGCCGTTCCCCGAGCCCGGCCAGGCGGCACAGGTTCTCCCGCATCCAGGCGGCCGCCTCGGCGGGCACCGCGAGCCCGTCGATGGCGGCGGCGATCTTCTCCCGCACCCGCACCGCCGGATCGGTGGCGGAGAACCCGCAGTGCTCGCGGAGCACCCCGGTCAGCGCGGCGTACGGCGCACCGGCCGCGAACGGCTGGGTGTTGCCGGTCAGCACGGCGGCGATCTCCCCGCGCTCGGCGGCCTGGCTGCCGAACTCGGCCAGCAGCCTGCTCTTGCCGATCCCCGGTTCGCCCAGGAGGGTCACCAGGTGCGGCCGCCGCCAGCCGCGGACCTGGCCGAGCAGGCTGCGCAGCACCTGCAGTTCGTGGTCCCGGCCGACCAGCCTGCCCGCACCGGCCTCCGGCGTGGCGATCGACCGCGGCGCCGGCGCCACCGCCAGCGCGCCACGCCCGCCGCCGGGCACCGGGGCGTAGGTGATGGCCGCCGCGGTGGCGTGCCGGGTGGCGTCGCAGACCAGGACGTCACCGGCGGGCACCGCGTTCAGCAGTTTCGCGCAGCCGTGGATCACCGCACCGGTCACCACCGGCGGCGCGTCACAGCCCGCCGCGGCGTAGCGGACCAGCGCGCTGCCGGTCGCCACCGCCACGCCGACGCTGATCCCGGTGGCCGCGCGGCTGCCCAGTTCCGGGATCTCGTCGGCGAGGAACCGGTCGCGGATGGCCAGCGCGGCCCGCACCGCGCGCTCGGCGTCGTTCTCGTGGTTGCGCGGCACCCCGAACAACATCAGGTAGGTCGGGCCGATCGAACCGCCGGCCACCCCGTCGAACCGGCGGACCTCGCCGCCGATGATCGTGCCGATCCCGCGCATCGCCTCGTCGACGTCCTCGGGATCGGCGGTGTCCATGCCGGGGCCGAGGTGCGCGGAAACCAGTACCGCGCTGACGTTCTTGCGTTCGGCCCTGGCGTCGGCCGGGGCCGACGGCGGCATCCGCACGGCGGTGACCGGGGCCGCGGCCACCGTCTCCACCGGCTCGACCGGCTTCTCCGCCCGGGCGGGCGGTTCCGGGGAAAGCTGGCGCTGCCCGGGAATGGTGCGCGGCGCCAGCGCGGTGGCCACGCGGATCTGCCCGGCGGACACGGTCAGCGCGGCGTCCTGGTTGAGGATCATCCGCTGCAGTTCACGCAGTTCGCGGCCCGGCTCGATGCCGAGGCCGTCGACCAGCAGCGCGTAGGTGCGGCGGTAGGCGTCGAGCGCGTCGGCCTGCCTGCCGGACCGGTAGAGCGCGAGCATCAACTGCCCGCACAGCCGCTCGCGCAGCGGTTCGGCGGCGACCACCTCCTCCAGTTCGGCGATCACCTCGTGGTGGCGCCCGCAGCTCAGCTCCGCCTCGAACCGGTCCTCCAGCGCGACCAGCTTGACCTTCTCCAGCGCGGCCAGTTCCGGCCAGGCGATCCCGGTCTCGACCAGATCGGCCAGCGCGGGCCCGCGCCAGAGGCCGAGCGCCTCACGCAGGGTGCGGGCGGCCGGTTCGGCCAGCCCTTCGGCGAGTTCGGCGCGGCCGCGTTCGGCGAGGGTCTGGAAGTGGTGCAGGTCGACCGACTCGGGGTCGACGCGCAGCAGGTAACCGGGGGCGTGGGTGAGCAGCATCGGGGTGCGGCCGGGGGCGTGCGGGCGGGAGGCCAGGGTGCGGCGGATGCCGGAGACCGCGTTCTGCACCATCTTGCGCCCGGTCGAGGGCACGCCGTCGGCCCACAGCGCCTTGACCACGTGACTGGTCGGCACCACGTTGTTCGCGTGCAGCAGCAGGTAGCCCAGCACGGCCCGCTGCTTCACCCCGCTCAGTTCCACCGGCGGCCCGTCGTCCACTATCTCCAGAGAACCGAGAACGCAGAACCTCACGAACATTCACCCCGACTCCGGCCGGCCAAACTCGAAAAACTTTCACAATCGAGCGAGTCCCGGCATTCGGACCGAAATCCGCTTCCCGGACGGTCGCCGGGCCGGCGATCAATCGCTTGTGGCGATTCACCACCCACCCCGGCGGCGGAGTCGCCGCGGCGTCCTCCGCGCCCAGCCAGCGGGCCCCAGTCCCTCGACTCAGGTAACTGCTCGAGTGCACCTATAGTCACACATGAGTCACTCCACAGGTACTGCGGAACTCCACAGGTCGATCCACAGAGATGTTGGGAAGTATCCGCCGCGAGCCGCGTAACACTGTCACAGAAAGGTCGGGAACCCGTTGAACGCCAAGGAAAACGCAGGAATCGGCGGGGGCGGGCGAAGATCGGCCGCGGCCGCGCGGCACCACAGTGGATGATCACGAACGGTAGTTTCCGCGCACGGGCGGTGACCTGCCCGTGGAGCTGCGGACCACCCGGGGCGCCCCCGGTGGCGCCCTGGGTGAGGCAACCTTAAGTGCATGTTAATTCGCCACACGGGCTCACCGGCTCGCCTAAGATACAGATTGCCCAAACCGGTCCGGTCGCGCAGTTCGGCCCGTCAGCGGGAGGTGTCCATTAATGCGCTCTAACGCGAAACACGCACGCAACACAGTGAACACCGTCGCCCCCGATCTCGCAGCTTCGCCGGCGAGAATCACACTTTCCGCCGCCTTCGTCCGATCTGCGCACTCCGCGTACCGAAGCCACCGGGGCCTGCCTCACCCGGACGGCGGTATCCGGCGAAAACCGGCAGACTGAGCGCCGCACCGGCCCGGCCGGCGCACGCCTTGACAGTCATCCGGACGCGGTGACATGGTCCATCACGAACCTGTCGGACAGCCGGACAGGACGCGGGAGGTAACCGTGGAGGGTTCCACCCAGCACGCGCCGCGGCTTCGCGGGCGCACCGAACAGCTCTGCGCGCTCGGCCACCACCTCGACGCGGTGGCCGGCGGCCGCCCGGGCATCCTCAACCTGACCGGGACGGTCGGATCGGGCAAAACCGCCCTGCTCACCGCGGCCACCGCCGACGCGTGCGCGCGCGGCTTCCGCGTGCTGACCGCCCGCTCCGCCCGGCTGGAACGCGACTTCGTCTTCGGCGTGGTCCGGCAGTTGCTGGAGAGCACGGTGTTCGAGGCGGCGCCCGCCGACCGCGAGCGCCTGCTCGGCGGGCCCGCCGCGTTCGCCGTCGAGGTGCTGGAGGCCGGCCCGTCGGCCACCGCGGTGGACCTGCACTCCACCTTCCACTCCCTGTGGCACCTGTCGCGGTTCCTCGCCGAGGGATCCCCGCTGCTGCTGGTGATCGACGACGTGCACTTCGCCGACTCGCTGTCCACCCAATGGCTCGACTACGTCTCGCGCCGCCTGTCCGGGCAGCGCATCGGCATCCTCACCGCCAGTGCCGCCGACCCCGGCCCGTTCGGCAAGGCACCCGGGGTCACCGGGGCGCGGCAGCTGGAGATCGGCGGCTTGGACACCGCCGCGATCACCGAGATCGTCACCGACACGCTCGGCGAGGACGTCTCCCCCGAGTTCGTGCGCACCTGCCACACCGTGACCGCGGGCAACCCGGCCCTGCTCGAAGGCCTGCTCCGGTCGTGCCACGGCGCTCGCGGCGAGCGGCTGGACCCGTCCCGGTTCGGCGCGCAGGAGCTGGCCACCACCGTCTACCACCGGCTGGAGCAGGAGGACACCGCGCTGGTGGCGCTGGCGCAGGCGATCGCCGCGCTGG harbors:
- a CDS encoding MbtH family NRPS accessory protein → MDPFLDDPDARYLVLESASGEHSLWPSFVDVPRGWRVALPATWRPEAIAFITAKRTDRLFADEPAAAV
- a CDS encoding DUF4235 domain-containing protein — its product is MNKMLYKPLGLVVSSLGGIAASMLFKQIWRRVSGEDDAPDATDAKYGWAEVVVAAAVQGAIFGAVKAAVDRAGAEGYRKATGDWPGDE
- a CDS encoding DUF3618 domain-containing protein; the protein is MSGGKSSAEKAGFPHDAEQARVDIELTRQELGETVEALAHKVNVPARAKEQAQQAAVSVRRNPWPVAGGGAAVLALIVLLIVRRSRK
- a CDS encoding DUF6328 family protein — its product is MSSQPVAESRDEQLARNVSELLGELRVAQAAVQFLFGFLLSVAFTDLFRAANGFEKGLHLAAVLLAATSTALLAAPPVWHRMLFREGRREEILAIGNKSVLGGLICLAAAVTATVSLIAKVIFGSVTMAVIGPAVGLLFGVLWFVVPHHIRRRPGAEPAPTADGE
- a CDS encoding MbtH family protein encodes the protein MSNPFADPRGRFVVLLNENGHYSLWPSFVEVPEGWATVLEESPRQDALDYIQASCVTGRRPGTRIA
- a CDS encoding PhoU domain-containing protein, translated to MRERFHGQLEDLGVQLIRLSATAAAELRLANRALFEREPAVAAEAIRTDRLLDSARTECEHTAHRLLALQAPVAGDLRMVLVAVYCADRLERMGDLARHIAETAARSHPEPAVPEDLLPAFEQLAACTEGMADDLCVFLSETGCAAFEQLSAACAEAEALQQHVLAEVTGDGWRHGVPAAVNVALLARFYGRFADQAVSVARRTDFATTGALPG
- a CDS encoding BTAD domain-containing putative transcriptional regulator, whose protein sequence is MRFCVLGSLEIVDDGPPVELSGVKQRAVLGYLLLHANNVVPTSHVVKALWADGVPSTGRKMVQNAVSGIRRTLASRPHAPGRTPMLLTHAPGYLLRVDPESVDLHHFQTLAERGRAELAEGLAEPAARTLREALGLWRGPALADLVETGIAWPELAALEKVKLVALEDRFEAELSCGRHHEVIAELEEVVAAEPLRERLCGQLMLALYRSGRQADALDAYRRTYALLVDGLGIEPGRELRELQRMILNQDAALTVSAGQIRVATALAPRTIPGQRQLSPEPPARAEKPVEPVETVAAAPVTAVRMPPSAPADARAERKNVSAVLVSAHLGPGMDTADPEDVDEAMRGIGTIIGGEVRRFDGVAGGSIGPTYLMLFGVPRNHENDAERAVRAALAIRDRFLADEIPELGSRAATGISVGVAVATGSALVRYAAAGCDAPPVVTGAVIHGCAKLLNAVPAGDVLVCDATRHATAAAITYAPVPGGGRGALAVAPAPRSIATPEAGAGRLVGRDHELQVLRSLLGQVRGWRRPHLVTLLGEPGIGKSRLLAEFGSQAAERGEIAAVLTGNTQPFAAGAPYAALTGVLREHCGFSATDPAVRVREKIAAAIDGLAVPAEAAAWMRENLCRLAGLGERPADPGQLLAAWCRFVEAIAVAGPVVVVLEDLHWATDELLDFVDELSDHAAPVPLFVVATARPELLQRRPGWGGGRRHATTTTMDPLSDNAITGILRHLVAGGTEDAEDTDPIVADSLTEFCRVLAARVGGNPLFAVEYARVLADRLRSGDWPDAGRDQLPLPQAVHSVIAARLDTLPEADKAVLLDASVVGEPVTPAVVAAVGERDQAEVARSLGNLERLEFLRRARPAGASGEAAYTFGHSLVRDVAYAQLPRSERADKQRRAREWGAVGWDSALAEEKCAS
- a CDS encoding phage holin family protein, which codes for MTQTQDDRSVSQLVGDASEQLSRLVRDEMRLATAELQRKGKRMGAGAGLAGAAGFVAVLAVVTLVAAAVLGLAVVLPGWAAALIVAGALLLVAGIAALAGRAQLKRATPPVPEEAMSSVRTDVKVLKESVHS
- a CDS encoding SRPBCC family protein encodes the protein MGTITETVEVGVPVSTAYNQWTQFESFPQFMEGVEEVRQLDDTHTHWRVKIGGAEREFDATITEQHPDERVAWRSDDGPRHAGVITFHRIDDNRTRVTAQLDIDPEGFVENVGDKLGVLDRRIKGDMKRFEDFIENQGRETGGWRGDVPRPGN
- a CDS encoding plasmid stabilization protein, whose translation is MPQQAWSDKRERQYKHIKSSQKQRGASEDRAEEIAARTVNKNRAQSGESQQASKSSTRDVSPQHRGGKRSGNRQGPGGPTKEQLYNDAKKRNIKGRSTMTKKELQRALGR